One genomic segment of Vulgatibacter sp. includes these proteins:
- a CDS encoding antitoxin Xre/MbcA/ParS toxin-binding domain-containing protein, which produces MVDRAAAEAVRASEVLTRAVLRAADLLGVSQKELAAIVGVSAATLSRIASGQKKLAPASKEGELGLLFVRVFRSLDALLGGEAARCRAWLRAYNDHLQGVPLELLQSVRGLVHVGEYLDGMRGKI; this is translated from the coding sequence GTGGTGGATCGAGCGGCGGCGGAGGCGGTCCGGGCGAGCGAGGTGCTGACCCGCGCAGTGCTGCGGGCCGCCGATCTCCTCGGCGTTTCGCAGAAGGAGCTGGCAGCGATCGTCGGCGTGAGCGCAGCGACGCTCTCGCGGATCGCGTCCGGCCAGAAGAAGCTCGCCCCGGCGTCGAAGGAGGGCGAGCTGGGCCTGCTCTTCGTGCGCGTCTTCCGCAGCCTCGACGCGCTGCTGGGGGGGGAGGCGGCGCGCTGCAGGGCGTGGCTGCGGGCGTACAACGATCACCTGCAGGGCGTGCCACTCGAGCTCCTGCAGAGCGTGCGGGGGCTCGTCCATGTCGGCGAATATCTGGACGGCATGCGGGGGAAGATCTAA
- the gndA gene encoding NADP-dependent phosphogluconate dehydrogenase produces MRDVGIVGLGAMGSNLALHAAEKGFSVAVHDPWPAARDRWAASAPGLPQAVEDVASFAAQLAAPRRILLLLKAGEPTDAFLASLLPHLAAGDVVVDLGNAHYRDTERRQRELAGAGVHLLGVGISGGAAGARHGAAFMGGGDSHGWERIAPVLVALSARAEDGAHCSARFGPGGAGHFVKMVHNGIEYAEMQALADGYLLLRDLAGLDAAAIAAAVDRWNEDLGASFLTGLAASVLRTTEDGGALVDRVLDVAGQKGTGRWTVEAALELGVYAPTLAAAVFARYLSAQVETRRALAARLPMPPAREPPADLAAALGEAVLATRIAAFGQGFALLEAASRANGWAIDRAAVADGWRAGCILRSALLPVIAAACRAPEAPPDPTAAPALAARLAAAEGPWRRAVAAALAAGLPTPALASALEAWDGLRSGRLGANLIAAQRDAFGAHLFRRVDRPGDFHADWSGR; encoded by the coding sequence ATGCGCGACGTCGGGATCGTCGGCCTGGGGGCGATGGGGAGCAACCTCGCCCTCCACGCAGCGGAGAAGGGCTTCTCCGTGGCGGTGCACGATCCCTGGCCCGCGGCCAGGGATCGCTGGGCGGCCTCGGCGCCGGGGCTGCCGCAAGCGGTGGAAGACGTCGCCTCCTTCGCCGCCCAGCTCGCCGCCCCCAGGCGCATCCTCCTGCTGCTCAAGGCCGGCGAGCCCACCGACGCCTTCCTCGCCTCGCTCCTGCCGCACCTCGCAGCAGGCGACGTGGTGGTCGATCTCGGGAACGCCCACTACCGCGACACCGAGCGCAGGCAGCGGGAGCTGGCTGGCGCCGGCGTCCACCTGCTCGGCGTCGGGATCTCCGGCGGCGCCGCGGGTGCCCGCCACGGCGCCGCCTTCATGGGCGGTGGCGACTCGCACGGCTGGGAGCGGATCGCGCCGGTGCTCGTCGCGCTTTCCGCACGGGCAGAGGACGGCGCGCACTGCTCCGCCCGCTTCGGTCCCGGCGGCGCCGGGCACTTCGTCAAGATGGTCCACAACGGGATCGAGTACGCGGAGATGCAGGCGCTGGCGGACGGCTACCTCCTCCTGCGGGATCTCGCCGGCCTCGACGCAGCAGCGATCGCCGCAGCGGTCGATCGCTGGAACGAGGATCTCGGCGCCTCCTTCCTCACCGGCCTCGCCGCCTCGGTGCTGCGCACCACGGAGGACGGCGGCGCTCTCGTCGATCGCGTGCTCGACGTCGCCGGGCAGAAGGGCACCGGCCGCTGGACGGTGGAAGCGGCGCTGGAGCTCGGCGTCTACGCCCCCACCCTCGCCGCAGCGGTCTTCGCCAGGTACCTCTCCGCGCAGGTGGAGACGCGGCGGGCGCTCGCGGCGCGCCTTCCCATGCCGCCTGCGCGCGAGCCGCCGGCAGATCTCGCCGCGGCGCTGGGAGAAGCGGTGCTCGCCACCCGCATCGCCGCCTTCGGGCAGGGCTTCGCCCTGCTCGAGGCCGCCTCCCGTGCCAATGGCTGGGCGATCGATCGCGCTGCGGTCGCCGACGGGTGGCGGGCGGGCTGCATCCTCCGCAGCGCGCTCCTTCCGGTGATCGCCGCTGCCTGCCGCGCCCCGGAGGCGCCGCCGGATCCGACGGCAGCCCCTGCCCTCGCCGCACGGCTCGCCGCTGCGGAGGGGCCCTGGCGGCGGGCGGTCGCAGCTGCGCTGGCGGCGGGGCTCCCGACCCCTGCCCTCGCCTCCGCCCTCGAAGCGTGGGATGGCCTGCGGAGCGGCAGGCTGGGAGCGAACCTCATCGCCGCGCAGCGGGACGCCTTCGGCGCCCACCTCTTCCGCCGCGTCGATCGCCCCGGCGACTTCCACGCCGACTGGAGCGGACGATGA
- a CDS encoding ATP-binding protein, which translates to MPERVLVLAPTGRDSQLVRGLLHEAGYEAAVCPSFDHFLEALEEGPGAAVLAEEGMPPAALERLVSFIDRQPAWSDLPFILLTLPSAARADALFTALGPRANLRLLERPLHAAVLLAAVRSAVRERRRQYQVRQLLAELQEADKRKTDFMALLGHELRNPLASIRTAVQLIQRRAGDPAAMERMGGVLDRQTDNITRMLDDLMEISRVAQGKIRVEPEPTDLRQLVAEYLSGLRARPETEGRVIRAELPDHPVVLDLDPVRMEQVVANLVVNALKYTPAPGGVHVSLREEGDEVLIEVKDEGIGIDKEMLPRIFEAFMQVDGARQLSQGGLGLGLPLVRSLVEMHGGSIHAHSDGANTGSAFTVRLPRRPLPH; encoded by the coding sequence GTGCCTGAACGCGTGCTCGTGCTCGCACCCACCGGGCGCGATTCGCAGCTGGTGCGCGGGCTGCTCCACGAGGCCGGCTACGAAGCAGCGGTCTGCCCCTCCTTCGACCACTTCCTCGAGGCGCTGGAGGAAGGTCCCGGCGCCGCCGTTCTCGCCGAGGAGGGGATGCCGCCGGCGGCGCTCGAGCGGCTGGTCTCCTTCATCGATCGCCAGCCGGCGTGGTCGGACCTGCCCTTCATTCTCCTGACCCTGCCGTCTGCCGCCAGGGCGGACGCGCTCTTCACCGCGCTCGGGCCGAGAGCGAACCTGCGCCTCCTCGAGCGGCCGCTGCACGCTGCGGTGCTCCTCGCCGCGGTGCGCTCGGCGGTGCGGGAGCGGCGGCGGCAATACCAGGTGCGCCAGCTGCTCGCCGAGCTCCAGGAGGCCGACAAACGCAAGACCGACTTCATGGCGCTTCTCGGCCACGAGCTCCGCAATCCCCTCGCCTCGATCCGGACCGCCGTGCAGCTGATCCAGCGCCGCGCCGGCGATCCGGCGGCGATGGAGCGGATGGGCGGTGTGCTCGACAGGCAGACCGACAACATCACCCGCATGCTCGACGACCTGATGGAGATCTCGCGGGTGGCGCAGGGCAAGATCCGCGTGGAGCCCGAGCCCACCGATCTGCGCCAGCTCGTCGCCGAATACCTGAGCGGTCTGCGGGCGCGTCCCGAGACCGAGGGGCGCGTGATCCGGGCAGAGCTGCCCGATCATCCGGTCGTGCTCGATCTCGACCCCGTGCGGATGGAGCAGGTGGTCGCCAACCTCGTCGTCAACGCGCTCAAATACACGCCCGCACCTGGCGGGGTGCACGTCTCGCTTCGCGAGGAGGGGGACGAGGTGCTCATCGAGGTCAAGGACGAGGGGATCGGCATCGACAAGGAGATGCTTCCCCGGATCTTCGAGGCGTTCATGCAGGTGGACGGCGCACGGCAGCTCTCGCAGGGCGGGCTCGGCCTCGGCCTCCCGCTGGTGCGCAGCCTGGTGGAGATGCATGGCGGCAGCATCCACGCCCACAGCGACGGAGCGAACACCGGCAGCGCCTTTACCGTCCGCCTGCCGCGGCGGCCCCTGCCGCATTAA
- a CDS encoding ATPase domain-containing protein yields the protein MATGVPGLDEVLAGGLPAGRMYLVAGDPGAGKTTLGLQFLLEGRDRGEACLYITLSETAAELRSSAASHGWSLDGIEILDLQSGQGTGRADAHYTILHPAEVELGDTMRTIVERIEELRPRRVCFDSLSEVRLLSRESLRFRREVLALKQALAPSGATVLLVDYRTRESRDIHIESLVHGIFELEHHTIEFGSERRRISVRKLRGSEFRGGHHDYRIRKGGIAVFPRIIAAESRNDYTPQAFPSGIAGLDELLGGGVGTGTSTMLLGPSGVGKSTLASTWALAAAERGERAVVYLFDEGPSTWVSRLRSLGLDPHRHLDSGRIVLSPVDPAEMSPGQFASLVQEQAVSHRARVVLIDSINGYLNAMPAAEFLGLHLHELLQMLNHHEVVTLLVLAQHGILGQGVRSPIELSYLADAVVLLRYFEAFGEVGKALSVVKKRHGPHERAIRELRLSTAGGIDVGGQLTAFQGVLAGSLVFSGGWHEREERVDREEHDGA from the coding sequence ATGGCGACGGGCGTCCCCGGCCTCGACGAGGTCCTCGCTGGCGGCCTGCCCGCGGGCAGGATGTACCTGGTCGCCGGTGATCCCGGCGCGGGGAAGACGACCCTCGGCCTGCAATTCCTGCTCGAGGGGCGTGACCGGGGCGAAGCCTGCCTCTACATCACGCTCTCGGAGACGGCGGCCGAGCTGCGCAGCAGCGCCGCCTCCCACGGCTGGTCCCTCGACGGAATCGAGATCCTCGACCTGCAGTCCGGCCAGGGAACCGGCCGCGCGGACGCCCACTACACCATCCTCCATCCGGCCGAGGTCGAGCTCGGCGACACGATGCGGACGATCGTCGAGCGGATCGAGGAGCTTCGGCCCAGGCGTGTCTGCTTCGATTCGCTCTCGGAGGTGCGCCTGCTCTCGCGGGAGTCGCTCCGCTTCCGCCGGGAGGTCCTCGCCCTCAAGCAGGCCCTCGCGCCGTCCGGCGCCACGGTGCTCCTGGTGGACTACCGGACCCGCGAGTCCCGCGACATCCACATCGAGAGCCTCGTCCACGGCATCTTCGAGCTCGAGCACCACACCATCGAGTTCGGCAGCGAGCGGCGCCGGATCTCGGTCCGCAAGTTGCGCGGCAGCGAGTTCCGCGGCGGTCACCACGACTACCGGATCCGCAAGGGAGGCATCGCCGTCTTCCCGCGGATCATCGCGGCGGAGAGCCGCAACGACTACACGCCACAAGCTTTTCCGAGCGGAATCGCCGGCCTCGACGAGCTCCTCGGCGGCGGCGTCGGAACCGGCACCAGCACCATGCTCCTCGGCCCCTCCGGCGTGGGAAAGAGCACCCTCGCATCGACCTGGGCCCTCGCAGCGGCGGAGCGCGGGGAGCGTGCGGTGGTCTACCTCTTCGACGAGGGACCCTCGACGTGGGTGAGCCGCCTGCGCTCCCTCGGCCTCGATCCCCACCGCCATCTCGACTCGGGACGGATCGTCCTCTCGCCGGTCGATCCCGCCGAGATGAGCCCCGGCCAGTTCGCGTCGCTGGTGCAGGAGCAGGCGGTCTCGCACCGCGCGAGGGTCGTGCTCATCGACAGCATCAACGGCTATCTCAATGCCATGCCGGCGGCGGAGTTCCTCGGGCTCCACCTCCACGAGCTCCTGCAGATGCTCAACCACCACGAGGTGGTGACCCTCCTCGTTCTCGCGCAGCACGGGATCCTCGGCCAGGGCGTGCGCTCGCCGATCGAGCTCAGCTACCTCGCCGACGCGGTGGTGCTGCTCCGCTATTTCGAGGCCTTCGGCGAGGTCGGCAAGGCGCTGTCGGTGGTGAAGAAGCGCCACGGTCCCCACGAGCGAGCGATCCGCGAGCTGCGCCTCTCGACCGCCGGCGGGATCGACGTCGGCGGCCAGCTCACCGCCTTCCAGGGCGTGCTCGCCGGCAGCCTCGTCTTCAGCGGCGGCTGGCACGAGCGCGAGGAGCGCGTGGATCGCGAGGAGCACGACGGTGCCTGA
- a CDS encoding twin-arginine translocase subunit TatC, translated as MSTDEQQQPSELRLSLLEHLKELRSRLFRVTLAVLVLGSLSLAFAREFFHFLVLPILQALPEGQRALVQTSAIEEINTFLKVGIYAGVFLSAPVILQQIWGFVSPGLYANERRMALPFIGAGTACFVAGAAFCYFVVLPPAFEFLLKPEEARAAQTEMQLARGAVEDAGRLIRAGDLPAAETLLEKADGHLEVLPDGSPDGLLALQERASGLDPLLDAAERVAGGSPPARAALAEAIAARHDGRAAALAGDRAGAVRSLDAAERAVRRAWALGTGGAEGARAELLLERHAGSTARLAAAAEQVTIDDWTRPMLSMKEQLNLVLVLLLAFGLIFEIPVVFSLLAALGIVTGEGLASWRKYAIVVNVIVAAVITPTGDPFNLAMMAIPMVLCYEVGVISARIITARRRAREQALLAG; from the coding sequence ATGAGCACCGACGAGCAGCAGCAGCCTTCCGAGCTGCGCCTCAGCCTCCTCGAGCACCTCAAGGAGCTTCGCTCCCGCCTCTTCCGGGTGACGCTGGCGGTGCTCGTCCTCGGCTCGCTCTCGCTGGCCTTCGCCCGGGAGTTCTTCCACTTCCTCGTGCTGCCGATCCTCCAGGCCTTGCCCGAGGGGCAGCGGGCGCTGGTCCAGACCTCGGCGATCGAGGAGATCAACACCTTCCTCAAGGTCGGCATCTACGCCGGCGTCTTCCTTTCGGCGCCGGTGATCCTCCAGCAGATCTGGGGCTTCGTCTCCCCGGGCCTCTACGCCAACGAGCGCCGGATGGCGCTGCCCTTCATCGGCGCGGGCACCGCCTGCTTCGTCGCCGGCGCGGCGTTCTGCTACTTCGTGGTGCTGCCGCCCGCCTTCGAGTTCCTGCTCAAGCCCGAGGAGGCCCGTGCTGCACAGACCGAGATGCAGCTCGCCCGCGGCGCGGTGGAGGACGCAGGCCGGCTCATCCGTGCCGGCGATTTGCCCGCGGCCGAGACTCTGCTCGAGAAGGCCGACGGGCATCTCGAGGTGCTGCCCGACGGCAGCCCCGACGGCCTGCTCGCCCTGCAGGAGCGGGCCAGCGGACTCGATCCGCTCCTCGACGCTGCGGAGCGGGTGGCAGGCGGGAGCCCTCCTGCCCGCGCGGCCCTCGCCGAGGCGATCGCCGCCAGGCACGACGGCCGCGCCGCCGCCCTGGCCGGCGACCGTGCCGGCGCGGTGCGCTCCCTCGACGCAGCGGAGCGAGCGGTGCGCCGTGCCTGGGCCCTGGGCACGGGCGGCGCGGAGGGCGCACGGGCGGAGCTCCTCCTCGAGCGGCATGCAGGCAGCACCGCGCGCCTCGCCGCAGCGGCGGAACAGGTGACCATCGACGATTGGACCCGGCCGATGCTCTCGATGAAGGAGCAGCTCAACCTGGTCCTCGTCCTCCTGCTCGCATTCGGGCTGATCTTCGAGATCCCGGTGGTCTTCTCGCTCCTCGCTGCCCTCGGCATCGTCACCGGCGAGGGGCTGGCGAGCTGGCGCAAATACGCCATCGTCGTGAACGTGATCGTGGCCGCGGTGATCACCCCCACCGGCGATCCCTTCAACCTGGCGATGATGGCGATACCGATGGTGCTCTGCTACGAGGTCGGCGTGATCTCGGCGCGCATCATCACCGCCCGCCGCAGGGCCCGCGAGCAGGCTCTACTCGCCGGGTGA
- a CDS encoding RES family NAD+ phosphorylase — MIATRKLVDSDEEQGLLEELLEGVKPPVPRETEGLHYLLSTPFRHPPLRHGSRFATRHEPSLWYGSEALATAFAEVAYYRLLFLEGTSAELEPIEVELSAFQARIRSERCVDLGAGPFREYQLALRSATSYAATQALGAAMRADGVEMFLFGSARSDDGGRNVALFTSRVFTRKKPTVPQTWRCIATRAGVEIVRRDYFTQARHRFEREQFLVQAVLPRPAI; from the coding sequence GTGATCGCCACCCGCAAGCTGGTCGATTCGGACGAGGAGCAGGGGCTGCTCGAGGAGCTCCTCGAGGGGGTGAAGCCGCCCGTCCCGCGGGAGACCGAGGGGCTCCACTACCTGCTCTCCACCCCCTTCCGCCACCCGCCGCTCCGCCACGGCTCGCGCTTCGCCACCCGCCACGAGCCCTCGCTCTGGTACGGCTCGGAGGCGCTGGCCACCGCCTTCGCGGAGGTGGCCTACTACCGGCTCCTCTTCCTCGAGGGAACGAGCGCCGAGCTCGAGCCGATCGAGGTCGAGCTCTCGGCCTTCCAGGCAAGGATCCGCAGCGAACGCTGCGTCGATCTCGGCGCCGGCCCGTTCCGCGAGTACCAGCTCGCCCTGCGCTCGGCGACGAGCTACGCGGCGACGCAGGCGCTGGGCGCGGCGATGCGCGCGGACGGCGTGGAGATGTTCCTCTTCGGCTCCGCGCGGTCGGACGACGGGGGACGCAACGTGGCGCTCTTCACCTCGCGGGTCTTCACCCGCAAGAAGCCCACGGTGCCGCAGACCTGGCGGTGCATCGCCACCAGGGCCGGCGTGGAGATCGTGCGGCGGGACTACTTCACCCAGGCCCGGCACCGCTTCGAGCGGGAGCAATTCCTGGTACAGGCTGTCCTGCCCCGCCCCGCGATTTAA
- a CDS encoding gluconokinase, producing MIVVVMGVCGAGKSTVGRAVAATLGARFLDGDAVHPTTNREKMAAGLPLDDADRDPWLATLADLVVAADAGGESLVVASSALKRSYRARFRSAVPGIRFVHLDAPPDALRERLRARQGHFLPPALLESQLATLEAPDGEEGVLVVDATASPAAIAASVAAWLRP from the coding sequence ATGATCGTCGTGGTGATGGGCGTCTGCGGCGCGGGAAAGAGCACGGTAGGACGGGCGGTCGCTGCCACCCTGGGCGCCCGCTTCCTCGACGGCGACGCGGTCCACCCCACTACCAACCGGGAGAAGATGGCGGCCGGCCTGCCGCTCGACGACGCGGACCGCGACCCCTGGCTCGCCACCCTCGCCGACCTGGTCGTAGCTGCCGACGCAGGTGGCGAGAGTCTGGTCGTCGCCTCCTCCGCCCTGAAGCGAAGCTACCGCGCGCGGTTCCGGTCGGCCGTACCCGGGATCCGTTTCGTTCACCTCGACGCGCCGCCAGATGCACTGCGCGAGCGGCTCCGGGCGAGGCAGGGCCATTTCCTGCCGCCCGCGCTGCTCGAGAGCCAGCTCGCCACGCTGGAAGCGCCGGATGGCGAGGAGGGCGTGCTCGTGGTCGATGCGACCGCGAGCCCCGCGGCGATCGCCGCGTCGGTCGCCGCCTGGCTGCGGCCTTGA
- a CDS encoding twin-arginine translocase TatA/TatE family subunit, which produces MFGLSFGEILIILVVALMVLGPSGMPKLARTLGKGLRDFRRATGDIRGSFEQEFYKLDQEVENATRVDGPKAAAAAGIEPGSVSTANAPPEGVAPRNAALLPPEGTEPTVPQANLAVAPTAEAPAATTPAAEPAAPPVKATEETR; this is translated from the coding sequence ATGTTCGGCCTGTCCTTCGGCGAAATCCTCATCATCCTGGTCGTCGCGCTGATGGTGCTCGGGCCCAGCGGCATGCCCAAGCTGGCCCGCACCCTGGGCAAGGGGCTGCGCGACTTCCGGCGGGCCACCGGCGACATCCGCGGCTCCTTCGAGCAGGAGTTCTACAAGCTCGATCAGGAGGTGGAGAACGCCACCCGGGTCGACGGGCCGAAGGCCGCTGCCGCCGCGGGGATCGAGCCGGGCTCGGTCTCCACCGCCAACGCGCCGCCGGAAGGCGTCGCGCCGCGCAACGCCGCGCTGCTGCCGCCCGAGGGCACCGAGCCCACCGTGCCGCAGGCGAACCTCGCCGTGGCGCCCACCGCGGAAGCACCTGCGGCAACGACGCCCGCCGCGGAGCCCGCCGCCCCGCCGGTGAAGGCGACAGAAGAGACCCGATGA
- a CDS encoding histone deacetylase, translated as MVRETLLFVDERCLAHDPGYAHPESPGRLRAILDRLQHDPIPGTRIELPRQATSEELQRVHTVPYVQEILALAGTSTQLDPDTAMCPATLPAALLSAGAAIEAVGAVSEGVANGAFALGRPPGHHAEPDRAMGFCLFNNVAVAAAHARQMLGYERILIVDWDVHHGNGTQVAFYDRPEVLFFSTHRLPFYPDTGALTEAGRGAGEGYTVNVPLPPRLGDGDYAAVFRELLLPIAERYRPELVLVSAGFDSHGDDPLGGMGVSADGFAHLCHLAKGIADRHAGGRIALVLEGGYDLPALAESVHACTRVLAGALPPEPPPPSERGLAALREAAAFHRRYWPV; from the coding sequence ATGGTCCGTGAGACGCTGCTCTTCGTTGACGAACGCTGCCTCGCCCACGACCCGGGCTACGCCCATCCCGAGAGTCCGGGGCGGCTGCGCGCGATCCTCGACCGGCTCCAGCACGATCCCATCCCCGGCACCAGGATCGAGTTGCCCCGGCAGGCCACCAGCGAGGAGCTCCAGCGCGTCCACACCGTGCCCTACGTCCAGGAGATCCTCGCCCTCGCGGGAACCAGCACCCAGCTCGACCCCGACACGGCGATGTGCCCGGCGACCCTGCCGGCGGCGCTGCTCAGCGCAGGCGCCGCGATCGAGGCGGTGGGCGCCGTCTCCGAGGGTGTGGCCAACGGCGCCTTCGCGCTGGGCAGGCCACCGGGGCACCACGCCGAGCCCGACCGGGCGATGGGCTTCTGCCTCTTCAACAACGTCGCCGTCGCCGCAGCCCACGCAAGGCAGATGCTCGGCTACGAGCGGATCCTGATCGTCGACTGGGACGTCCACCACGGCAACGGCACCCAGGTCGCCTTCTACGACAGGCCCGAGGTGCTCTTCTTCAGCACCCACCGCCTCCCCTTCTATCCCGACACCGGCGCGCTCACCGAGGCCGGACGTGGTGCCGGCGAGGGCTACACGGTCAACGTGCCGCTGCCGCCGCGGCTGGGAGACGGCGACTACGCCGCGGTCTTCCGGGAGCTGCTCCTGCCGATCGCGGAGCGCTACCGGCCCGAGCTGGTGCTCGTCTCCGCGGGCTTCGATTCGCACGGCGACGATCCCCTCGGCGGGATGGGCGTCTCGGCGGACGGCTTCGCCCACCTCTGCCACCTGGCGAAGGGGATCGCCGATCGGCACGCAGGCGGCAGGATCGCGCTGGTGCTCGAGGGCGGCTACGACCTCCCCGCGCTGGCGGAGAGCGTACACGCCTGCACGCGGGTGCTCGCCGGCGCGCTGCCGCCGGAGCCGCCACCGCCGAGCGAGCGGGGCCTCGCCGCGCTCCGGGAGGCAGCTGCCTTCCATCGGCGCTACTGGCCGGTGTGA
- a CDS encoding transposase, with product MKHHRRPVLGEDHPVLVTWRVLDHVWSMQSKRSFRVLLRTSRPAAERFGARITHFSVQGNHLHLLVEASGTKALSSAMQGLGVRIAKGLNKLMGRAGKVFADRFHAHALGSPTEARNAIDYVLGNTRNHAERQGRAVTRFVDRFAVSHEQLGDATAWWRTFDDGSLPVAPPASWLLEQGWRRARPKKAPPAFAFPA from the coding sequence GTGAAGCACCACCGCCGGCCCGTGCTCGGTGAGGACCACCCGGTGCTCGTGACCTGGCGGGTGCTCGACCACGTCTGGAGCATGCAGTCGAAGCGCAGCTTCCGCGTGCTCCTCCGCACTTCTCGTCCGGCGGCGGAGCGCTTCGGCGCGCGGATCACGCATTTCTCGGTGCAGGGAAACCATCTGCATCTCCTCGTCGAGGCAAGCGGGACGAAGGCGCTATCGAGCGCGATGCAGGGGCTGGGCGTCCGGATCGCCAAAGGGCTCAACAAGCTGATGGGACGCGCGGGGAAGGTCTTTGCCGATCGCTTCCATGCGCACGCCCTCGGCTCGCCGACCGAAGCGCGCAACGCGATCGACTACGTGCTCGGCAACACGCGCAACCACGCCGAGCGGCAGGGGCGGGCCGTCACGCGCTTCGTGGATCGCTTCGCGGTCTCGCATGAGCAGCTCGGTGACGCGACCGCCTGGTGGCGGACCTTCGACGACGGAAGCCTACCGGTGGCTCCGCCGGCGAGCTGGCTGCTGGAGCAGGGATGGCGCCGTGCCAGGCCGAAGAAGGCGCCACCTGCCTTCGCGTTCCCGGCGTAG